From a region of the Etheostoma cragini isolate CJK2018 chromosome 20, CSU_Ecrag_1.0, whole genome shotgun sequence genome:
- the fut9a gene encoding 4-galactosyl-N-acetylglucosaminide 3-alpha-L-fucosyltransferase 9: MPSAPIHRILRPLLLGTFILGCFVTLFLMYFKPSTSWLSGPVESTVSTDRVKNLFSIKNDKNVTTVLIWLWPFGQTYDLGVCSSLFNIEGCFITADRNLYNKSDGVVIHHRDICTDLSNLPPLQRPSFQKWIWMNLESPSHSSQLPGIENLFNLTLNYRQDADVEVPYGSIVAAEGEEDFVPPSKNKLICWIVSNWNQDHVRVKYYNELYKHIEVHAYGQAFGEYISDQDYFPTIASCKFYLAFENSIHKDYITEKLYNPLSVGTVPVVLGPARQNYENFIQGDAFIHVDDFTSPKELADYLLLLDKNEEMYLRYFEWRRHFKVKKAYFWAEHTCLACDYLRRHKEYKAFNNLDKWYWGG; this comes from the coding sequence ATGCCATCTGCACCTATTCACAGAATCCTACGACCCCTTCTGCTCGGCACATTCATACTGGGATGTTTTGTGACTctgtttttgatgtattttaaacCATCTACCAGCTGGTTATCAGGTCCTGTAGAGTCAACAGTATCCACAGACCGGGTCAAAAACCTCTTCTCCATCAAGAACGATAAAAACGTGACCACCGTGCTGATATGGCTCTGGCCCTTCGGACAAACCTACGACCTGGGCGTGTGCAGCTCCCTCTTCAACATCGAGGGCTGTTTCATCACAGCGGACAGAAACCTCTACAACAAGTCGGACGGGGTCGTCATCCATCACCGAGACATCTGCACTGACCTGTCCAACCTGCCGCCGCTCCAGCGACCATCTTTCCAGAAGTGGATATGGATGAACCTGGAGTCGCCGTCGCACTCCTCCCAGCTGCCTGGGATCGAGAACTTGTTCAATCTGACTCTCAATTACCGTCAGGATGCTGACGTTGAAGTGCCTTATGGGTCGATCGTAGCAGCGGAGGGTGAGGAGGACTTTGTCCCACCCAGCAAAAACAAGCTGATCTGCTGGATTGTGAGCAACTGGAACCAGGACCACGTGCGGGTCAAATATTACAATGAGCTGTACAAGCACATTGAGGTTCACGCGTATGGACAAGCCTTTGGGGAGTACATCTCCGACCAAGACTATTTCCCCACCATTGCCAGCTGCAAGTTCTACCTGGCTTTTGAGAACTCCATCCACAAGGACTACATTACTGAAAAACTGTACAACCCGCTCTCTGTAGGGACAGTGCCAGTGGTTCTGGGCCCGGCCAGGCAGAACTATGAGAACTTTATCCAGGGAGATGCCTTCATCCACGTGGACGACTTCACCTCGCCCAAGGAGCTGGCCGATTACCTTCTGCTCTTGGACAAGAACGAGGAAATGTACCTCAGGTACTTTGAGTGGAGGAGGCACTTTAAAGTGAAGAAGGCCTATTTTTGGGCAGAGCATACATGTCTGGCATGTGATTACCTGCGTAGGCACAAGGAGTACAAGGCATTCAATAACCTTGACAAGTGGTACTGGGGCGGATAG
- the si:ch211-266g18.9 gene encoding transforming growth factor-beta receptor-associated protein 1 isoform X1, whose protein sequence is MAFRAFTQTHIYEKQSAPKEKDKSSIQCLECYDPNVYIGTKNATVQHLILLSSTNGDLSPGQSKFREGRLRKLGSSNHVAQLRVVPLFNHLLVLWDRSVTALNMFSLEPVTTLKKIQHVSFFEVCDSLLAAQTACVEMVTSSSRRKVIQIHVVGVDRWDVVKEVPLLQDPVALAIDGASVCVATSDRYLLCDIRTGSSEELFPHNHSRQRVIVTSVGRGEFLLNGPESLGMFVMKTGICQRPPLQWPQEVLAAGVCFPYILTLEPQVLSVYSMVDQQIKQTVGLSGATGLLSTSDGVLVFTERDIFSLRLVPLDQQIQALVRHERIEEALLLLDGVQGHCPCDSYKELQKAITCLAGFVHFYREGFSEAKELFITGELDPREIIHLYPDMQSCLSEDFKSQLDQVNKGRDLQVLCQENRNTFHHYLAFLGDFLRAVRGMEQGLKCAQEVDCALLRLYLELGDTENLQQLVASPNECGLDNCVPVLEQHNRFFALGSLYQSNGHQIDAIETWVKIADGFHKDPSCSDVYGHIVWTLSQLQDRDAVWTFADWTLQRNQEIGVQIFNKRPPDGQFEAQNVLALLEKYPLALLLYLEFLIHDLNSKEERHHNRLALAYVTQTLQEEEKADLRRTRGKLQQLLWESKCYDVSTVYERVKSATLHIEKAILLGRTGEHCKALQVLVHQEGDLQAAEAYCCRAAQGRDSQFRQTLLLTLLQIYLSSEALTSAAVDLLNNNPRVFVAEKIIQLLPDSWSIQVVSQFLVRSLRESFHQRQMARLQKALGQAECMRHKAIWQMQASNKKFRLDKGQKCKVCQRDLAEPQFACNLHGELMHTSCTGYSSS, encoded by the exons ATGGCTTTTAGagcatttacacaaacacatatctATGAAAAGCAATCAGCCccaaaagaaaaggacaaatcCAGCATCCAGTGCCTTGAGTGCTATGACCCAAATGTGTATATAGGGACCAAAAATGCAACAGTCCAGCATCTCATCCTTCTCAGTAGCACAAATGGAGACCTAAGTCCTGGCCAGAGCAAATTCAGAGAGGGTAGGTTGAGAAAACTAGGCTCAAGCAACCATGTAGCCCAACTTAGGGTAGTTCCACTTTTCAACCATCTGCTGGTCTTGTGGGACCGGAGTGTTACTGCCCTCAACATGTTCTCCTTGGAGCCTGTTACCACCCTGAAGAAGATCCAGCACGTGTCTTTCTTTGAGGTGTGCGACTCGTTGCTCGCAGCCCAGACAGCATGTGTGGAGATGGTGACTTCCTCCAGCCGCAGGAAGGTGATCCAGATCCACGTCGTGGGAGTGGACAGGTGGGACGTGGTAAAGGAAGTCCCTCTGCTCCAGGACCCTGTGGCCTTGGCAATAGACGGTGCCAGTGTTTGTGTAGCCACCAGCGACAGGTATCTCCTTTGTGATATTCGGACTGGAAGCAGTGAAGAGCTTTTCCCTCACAATCACAGCAGGCAGCGTGTTATTGTTACCTCAGTGGGACGAGGGGAATTCCTTCTGAACGGACCTGAATCTTTGG GCATGTTTGTGATGAAGACAGGGATATGCCAGCGCCCTCCCCTGCAGTGGCCTCAGGAGGTGCTGGCAGCCGGAGTGTGTTTCCCTTACATCCTAACCCTAGAGCCCCAAGTGCTGTCTGTCTACAGCATGGTGGATCAGCAGATCAAACAGACTGTGGGTCTCAGCGGAGCAACGGGTCTGCTCTCCACATCAG ATGGTGTGTTAGTgttcacagagagagacattttcAGCCTGCGTCTGGTGCCACTCGATCAGCAGATCCAGGCACTTGTCAGGCATGAGAGGATCGAGGAGGCCTTGTTACTGCTGGACGGAGTTCAAGGCCACTGTCCATGTGACTCATACAAG GAGCTGCAGAAGGCCATCACTTGCCTGGCtggatttgttcatttttaccGGGAGGGTTTTTCCGAGGCCAAAGAATTATTCAT TACAGGTGAGCTGGACCCCAGAGAAATCATTCACCTCTACCCTGACATGCAGTCGTGTCTCAGTGAGGACTTTAAATCCCAGCTCGATCAAGTGAACAAGGGCAGGGATCTTCAGGTCCTTTGCCAAGAGAACAGGAACACATTTCATCATTACCTGGCCTTCCTGGGAGATTTTCTTAGAGCAGTCAGGGGAATGGAGCAAGGCCTGAAGTGTGCTCAGGAGGTGGACTGCGCCCTCCTGAGGCTGTACTTAGAACTCGGAGACACTGAAAATCTGCAGCAGCTTGTGGCGTCTCCCAATGAGTGCGGGCTGGACAACTGTGTTCCTGTTTTGGAGCAACACAACAG attttttgcATTAGGTTCCCTCTATCAAAGCAATGGACATCAAATTGATGCAATTGAG aCTTGGGTGAAAATTGCAGATGGTTTCCACAAAGACCCCTCTTGCTCAGATGTATATGGACACATAGTGTGGACTCTCAGTCAGCTGCAAGACAGAGATGCTGTGTGGACATTTGCAGACTGGACTCTTCAGAGAAACCAGGAG ataGGGGTGCAAATTTTCAACAAGCGTCCACCAGATGGTCAATTTGAAGCTCAAAACGTCCTTGCTCTATTGGAGAAGTACCCACTGGCGTTGCTTTTGTATCTTGAGTTCTTAATCCATGATTTGAACAGTAAG GAGGAGAGACATCACAACCGTCTGGCCCTGGCATATGTTACTCAGACGCtgcaagaggaagaaaaagcagaTTTGAGGAGGACCAGAGGAAAGTTGCAGCAGCTGCTATGGGAATCCAAATGCTATGATGTCTCCACTGTATATG AGAGAGTCAAGTCAGCAACCCTGCACATAGAGAAAGCCATTCTCCTCGGTAGGACCGGTGAACACTGTAAGGCACTGCAAGTGCTTGTTCACCAGGAAGGGGACCTGCAGGCTGCAGAGGCCTACTGCTGCAGGGCTGCCCAGGGCCGGGACTCACAGTTCAGGCAGACCCTGCTGCTCACGCTGCTCCAAATCTACCTGAGCTCTGAGGCGCTTACCAGCGCTGCCGTGGATCTGCTCAACAACAACCCTCGGGTCTTTGTGGCAGAGAAGATCATCCAGCTCCTGCCTGATTCCTGGTCTATTCAAGTGGTCTCCCAGTTCTTAGTTAGATCTCTCAGAGAGTCCTTCCACCAGCGGCAGATGGCGAGGCTGCAGAAGGCTTTGGGCCAGGCAGAGTGCATGCGGCACAAAGCCA
- the si:ch211-266g18.9 gene encoding transforming growth factor-beta receptor-associated protein 1 isoform X2: protein MAFRAFTQTHIYEKQSAPKEKDKSSIQCLECYDPNVYIGTKNATVQHLILLSSTNGDLSPGQSKFREGRLRKLGSSNHVAQLRVVPLFNHLLVLWDRSVTALNMFSLEPVTTLKKIQHVSFFEVCDSLLAAQTACVEMVTSSSRRKVIQIHVVGVDRWDVVKEVPLLQDPVALAIDGASVCVATSDRYLLCDIRTGSSEELFPHNHSRQRVIVTSVGRGEFLLNGPESLGMFVMKTGICQRPPLQWPQEVLAAGVCFPYILTLEPQVLSVYSMVDQQIKQTVGLSGATGLLSTSDGVLVFTERDIFSLRLVPLDQQIQALVRHERIEEALLLLDGVQGHCPCDSYKELQKAITCLAGFVHFYREGFSEAKELFITGELDPREIIHLYPDMQSCLSEDFKSQLDQVNKGRDLQVLCQENRNTFHHYLAFLGDFLRAVRGMEQGLKCAQEVDCALLRLYLELGDTENLQQLVASPNECGLDNCVPVLEQHNRFFALGSLYQSNGHQIDAIETWVKIADGFHKDPSCSDVYGHIVWTLSQLQDRDAVWTFADWTLQRNQEIGVQIFNKRPPDGQFEAQNVLALLEKYPLALLLYLEFLIHDLNSKEERHHNRLALAYVTQTLQEEEKADLRRTRGKLQQLLWESKCYDVSTVYERVKSATLHIEKAILLGRTGEHCKALQVLVHQEGDLQAAEAYCCRAAQGRDSQFRQTLLLTLLQIYLSSEALTSAAVDLLNNNPRVFVAEKIIQLLPDSWSIQVVSQFLVRSLRESFHQRQMARLQKALGQAECMRHKAIWMQASNKKFRLDKGQKCKVCQRDLAEPQFACNLHGELMHTSCTGYSSS, encoded by the exons ATGGCTTTTAGagcatttacacaaacacatatctATGAAAAGCAATCAGCCccaaaagaaaaggacaaatcCAGCATCCAGTGCCTTGAGTGCTATGACCCAAATGTGTATATAGGGACCAAAAATGCAACAGTCCAGCATCTCATCCTTCTCAGTAGCACAAATGGAGACCTAAGTCCTGGCCAGAGCAAATTCAGAGAGGGTAGGTTGAGAAAACTAGGCTCAAGCAACCATGTAGCCCAACTTAGGGTAGTTCCACTTTTCAACCATCTGCTGGTCTTGTGGGACCGGAGTGTTACTGCCCTCAACATGTTCTCCTTGGAGCCTGTTACCACCCTGAAGAAGATCCAGCACGTGTCTTTCTTTGAGGTGTGCGACTCGTTGCTCGCAGCCCAGACAGCATGTGTGGAGATGGTGACTTCCTCCAGCCGCAGGAAGGTGATCCAGATCCACGTCGTGGGAGTGGACAGGTGGGACGTGGTAAAGGAAGTCCCTCTGCTCCAGGACCCTGTGGCCTTGGCAATAGACGGTGCCAGTGTTTGTGTAGCCACCAGCGACAGGTATCTCCTTTGTGATATTCGGACTGGAAGCAGTGAAGAGCTTTTCCCTCACAATCACAGCAGGCAGCGTGTTATTGTTACCTCAGTGGGACGAGGGGAATTCCTTCTGAACGGACCTGAATCTTTGG GCATGTTTGTGATGAAGACAGGGATATGCCAGCGCCCTCCCCTGCAGTGGCCTCAGGAGGTGCTGGCAGCCGGAGTGTGTTTCCCTTACATCCTAACCCTAGAGCCCCAAGTGCTGTCTGTCTACAGCATGGTGGATCAGCAGATCAAACAGACTGTGGGTCTCAGCGGAGCAACGGGTCTGCTCTCCACATCAG ATGGTGTGTTAGTgttcacagagagagacattttcAGCCTGCGTCTGGTGCCACTCGATCAGCAGATCCAGGCACTTGTCAGGCATGAGAGGATCGAGGAGGCCTTGTTACTGCTGGACGGAGTTCAAGGCCACTGTCCATGTGACTCATACAAG GAGCTGCAGAAGGCCATCACTTGCCTGGCtggatttgttcatttttaccGGGAGGGTTTTTCCGAGGCCAAAGAATTATTCAT TACAGGTGAGCTGGACCCCAGAGAAATCATTCACCTCTACCCTGACATGCAGTCGTGTCTCAGTGAGGACTTTAAATCCCAGCTCGATCAAGTGAACAAGGGCAGGGATCTTCAGGTCCTTTGCCAAGAGAACAGGAACACATTTCATCATTACCTGGCCTTCCTGGGAGATTTTCTTAGAGCAGTCAGGGGAATGGAGCAAGGCCTGAAGTGTGCTCAGGAGGTGGACTGCGCCCTCCTGAGGCTGTACTTAGAACTCGGAGACACTGAAAATCTGCAGCAGCTTGTGGCGTCTCCCAATGAGTGCGGGCTGGACAACTGTGTTCCTGTTTTGGAGCAACACAACAG attttttgcATTAGGTTCCCTCTATCAAAGCAATGGACATCAAATTGATGCAATTGAG aCTTGGGTGAAAATTGCAGATGGTTTCCACAAAGACCCCTCTTGCTCAGATGTATATGGACACATAGTGTGGACTCTCAGTCAGCTGCAAGACAGAGATGCTGTGTGGACATTTGCAGACTGGACTCTTCAGAGAAACCAGGAG ataGGGGTGCAAATTTTCAACAAGCGTCCACCAGATGGTCAATTTGAAGCTCAAAACGTCCTTGCTCTATTGGAGAAGTACCCACTGGCGTTGCTTTTGTATCTTGAGTTCTTAATCCATGATTTGAACAGTAAG GAGGAGAGACATCACAACCGTCTGGCCCTGGCATATGTTACTCAGACGCtgcaagaggaagaaaaagcagaTTTGAGGAGGACCAGAGGAAAGTTGCAGCAGCTGCTATGGGAATCCAAATGCTATGATGTCTCCACTGTATATG AGAGAGTCAAGTCAGCAACCCTGCACATAGAGAAAGCCATTCTCCTCGGTAGGACCGGTGAACACTGTAAGGCACTGCAAGTGCTTGTTCACCAGGAAGGGGACCTGCAGGCTGCAGAGGCCTACTGCTGCAGGGCTGCCCAGGGCCGGGACTCACAGTTCAGGCAGACCCTGCTGCTCACGCTGCTCCAAATCTACCTGAGCTCTGAGGCGCTTACCAGCGCTGCCGTGGATCTGCTCAACAACAACCCTCGGGTCTTTGTGGCAGAGAAGATCATCCAGCTCCTGCCTGATTCCTGGTCTATTCAAGTGGTCTCCCAGTTCTTAGTTAGATCTCTCAGAGAGTCCTTCCACCAGCGGCAGATGGCGAGGCTGCAGAAGGCTTTGGGCCAGGCAGAGTGCATGCGGCACAAAGCCA
- the fhl5 gene encoding four and a half LIM domains protein 5: MSTNERFNCHYCKDSLLGKKYIMKEDTQYCTKCYENLFANCCKSCSLAIGCNCKDLSYKDLHWHEQCFKCAKCSRSLVEKAFAAKDDLLLCTECYAHDYSSKCTTCKKTVMPGSRKMEYKGNSWHETCFLCHRCQQPIGTKSFIPKDTSYFCVPCFEKQFAYQCCACKKAITTGGVTYQDKPWHRECFLCISCRKQLSGQRFTSRENYPYCLECFSNLYAKKCVGCTKPITSLAGAKYISFEERQWHSECFTCIQCSVSLVGRGFLTQRDNILCTDCGREK; encoded by the exons atgtCCACCAACGAGCGTTTCAACTGCCATTACTGTAAAGACTCCCTTTTGGGGAAGAAGTACATAATGAAAGAGGACACGCAGTACTGCACTAAGTGCTACGAGAACCTGTTCGCTAACTGCTGTAAGAGCTGCTCTTTAGCAATTGGCTGCAACTGCAAG GACTTGTCCTACAAGGATCTTCACTGGCATGAGCAATGTTTCAAGTGTGCAAAGTGTAGCCGATCCTTGGTGGAAAAGGCCTTTGCCGCTAAAGATGATTTGTTGCTTTGCACCGAATGCTACGCCCACGACTATTCTTCTAAGTGCACCACCTGCAAGAAAACTGTCATGCCAG GATCCCGTAAAATGGAATACAAGGGGAACAGCTGGCATGAGACCTGCTTCCTGTGCCACCGCTGCCAGCAGCCAATAGGAACCAAGTCCTTCATCCCAAAAGACACCAGCTACTTTTGCGTGCCCTGCTTTGAGAAGCAGTTTGCCTACCAATGTTGTGCTTGTAAGAAG GCCATCACAACGGGTGGAGTGACCTACCAAGACAAGCCCTGGCACCGCGAGTGTTTCCTATGCATCAGCTGCAGGAAGCAGCTGTCGGGTCAGCGCTTCACCTCCAGGGAAAACTACCCCTACTGCCTTGAATGCTTCAGCAACCTGTATGCAAAGAAGTGTGTGGGCTGCACCAAGCCCATCACAA GTCTGGCAGGGGCCAAGTACATCTCTTTTGAGGAGCGCCAATGGCACAGCGAGTGTTTCACCTGCATTCAATGCTCTGTGTCGCTGGTGGGCCGCGGGTTCCTTACCCAGCGCGACAACATCTTGTGCACCGACTGTGGCAGGGAGAAGTGA